A window of the Brassica napus cultivar Da-Ae chromosome A2, Da-Ae, whole genome shotgun sequence genome harbors these coding sequences:
- the LOC106409962 gene encoding heat stress transcription factor A-6a → MDYNLPTPLEVLRETGPTPFITKAYNIVEDSSTNNIVSWSRDNNSFIVWEPETFALICLPIYFKHNNFSSFVRQLNTYGFKKIDTERWEFANEYFLRGQKQLLKNIKRRKTSSQTEMLEKFGLEREIQGMRRDKAALVIELARLRQKQESVKTYLRFMEEKLIITERKQQMMMDFLLKKVKNPSFLENIKKRKQQEIENLEQSEEMTSSHGVEDYETFVKAEPEEYGDQFGGVFGNVDELHIASMEDQRQDDRVQREMNS, encoded by the exons ATGGATTATAACCTTCCCACTCCGTTAGAGGTTCTTAGAGAAACAGGACCAACGCCTTTCATTACAAAAGCCTACAACATAGTGGAGGATTCAAGCACAAACAACATAGTTTCATGGAGCAGAGACAACAACAGCTTTATTGTCTGGGAACCAGAGACGTTTGCTCTAATATGCCTCCCCATATACTTCAAGCACAACAATTTCTCCAGCTTTGTTAGACAACTCAATACCTAT gGGTTTAAGAAGATTGATACAGAGAGATGGGAGTTTGCAAATGAGTATTTTCTGAGGGGACAGAAACAACTCCTTAAGAACATCAAGagaagaaaaacatcatctCAAACGGAAATGCTAGAAAAGTTTGGACTGGAACGAGAGATCCAGGGGATGAGAAGAGACAAAGCCGCTCTAGTAATAGAATTGGCGAGATTGAGACAAAAGCAAGAAAGCGTCAAGACATATCTTCGCTTTATGGAAGAGAAACTGATAATCACAGAGAGAAAGCAACAAATGATGATGGACTTCTTGCTGAAAAAAGTTAAGAATCCAAGTTTTTTAGAGAACATAAAGAAGCGTAAGCAGCAAGAAATCGAAAATCTAGAGCAAAGTGAAGAGATGACCTCAAGCCATGGGGTTGAGGATTATGAAACGTTTGTTAAAGCTGAGCCGGAAGAGTATGGTGATCAATTTGGAGGTGTGTTTGGTAATGTGGATGAGCTTCACATAGCTTCAATGGAGGATCAAAGACAAGATGATAGGGTTCAAAGGGAGATGAATAGTTAG
- the LOC106411081 gene encoding 3-ketoacyl-CoA synthase 20-like, translating into MTQNQDQPHRPVPVHVTNSDQNPNNLPNFLLSVRLKYVKLGYHYLISNALYILLLPLLAATLANLSSFSLNDLTLLYNHLRFHFLSATIATALLISLSTAYFTTRPRRVFLLDFSCYKPDPSLICTRETFMDRSQRVGIFTEDNLAFQQKILERSGLGQKTYFPEALLRVPPNPCMEEARKEAETVMFGAIDAVLEKTGIKPKDIGILVVNCSLFNPTPSLSAMIVNKYKLRGNILSYNLGGMGCSAGLISIDLAKQLLQVQPNSYALVVSTENITQNWYLGNDRSMLLSNCIFRMGGAAVLLSNRSSDRSRSKYQLIHTVRTHKGADDNAFGCVYQREDNNAEETGKVGVSLSKNLMAIAGEALKTNITTLGPLVLPMSEQLLFFATLVARKVFKVKKIKPYIPDFKLAFEHFCIHAGGRAVLDEIEKNLDLSEWHMEPSRMTLNRFGNTSSSSLWYELAYSEAKGRIKRGDRTWQIAFGSGFKCNSAVWKALRTVDPVENSNPWSDEIHEFPVAVPRITPVTSS; encoded by the exons ATGACCCAGAATCAAGACCAACCTCACCGTCCTGTCCCCGTCCACGTTACAAACTCCGACCAAAACCCAAACAACCTCCCCAACTTCCTCTTGTCCGTTCGTCTCAAATACGTCAAACTTGGTTACCATTACCTAATCTCCAACGCGCTTTACATCCTCCTCCTCCCTCTCCTCGCCGCCACACTCGCAAACCTCTCCTCTTTTTCCCTCAACGACCTTACTCTTCTCTACAACCACCTCCGTTTCCATTTCCTCTCCGCCACTATCGCCACCGCGCTCTTGATCTCTCTCTCAACCGCTTACTTCACCACCCGTCCTCGCCGTGTCTTCCTCCTAGACTTCTCATGTTACAAACCAGACCCTTCTTTGATCTGCACTCGAGAAACCTTCATGGACCGTTCTCAACGTGTAGGTATCTTCACTGAAGATAATCTCGCATTTCAACAGAAGATCCTCGAGAGGTCCGGTCTTGGTCAGAAGACTTACTTCCCTGAAGCTCTTCTTCGTGTTCCTCCGAACCCTTGTATGGAGGAAGCGAGGAAAGAAGCAGAGACGGTTATGTTCGGGGCTATTGACGCAGTTCTTGAGAAAACCGGTATTAAACCGAAAGATATTGGTATTCTTGTGGTTAACTGTAGCTTGTTTAATCCAACGCCGTCACTTTCTGCGATGATTGTGAATAAGTATAAGCTTAGAGGGAATATTCTGAGCTATAATCTCGGTGGAATGGGTTGTAGTGCTGGCCTTATCTCCATTGATCTCGCTAAACAGCTTCTCCAG GTCCAGCCAAACTCATACGCACTAGTGGTGAGCACAGAGAACATAACTCAAAATTGGTACTTAGGCAATGACCGATCAATGCTTCTCTCTAACTGCATCTTCCGTATGGGTGGAGCCGCCGTACTTCTCTCGAACCGCTCTTCCGATCGCAGCCGTTCAAAATATCAGCTCATCCACACTGTCCGTACCCACAAAGGAGCTGATGACAACGCATTTGGCTGCGTTTACCAACGAGAAGACAACAACGCAGAAGAAACCGGCAAAGTCGGAGTCTCTCTATCCAAAAACCTAATGGCAATAGCTGGAGAAGCTCTCAAAACAAACATCACAACTCTCGGACCACTCGTCCTGCCAATGTCCGAGCAACTTCTCTTTTTCGCAACCCTCGTGGCACGCAAAGTATTCAAAGTCAAGAAGATCAAACCTTACATTCCTGATTTCAAGCTAGCGTTCGAGCATTTCTGCATTCATGCTGGAGGTAGAGCCGTTCTTGATGAGATAGAAAAGAATCTTGATTTGTCCGAATGGCATATGGAGCCATCGAGGATGACGTTGAACCGGTTTGGTAATACCTCAAGTAGCTCGCTTTGGTATGAGCTTGCGTATAGTGAAGCTAAAGGAAGGATCAAGAGAGGAGACAGGACTTGGCAAATTGCTTTTGGATCGGGTTTCAAGTGTAATAGTGCGGTTTGGAAAGCTTTGAGAACGGTTGATCCGGTTGAAAATTCTAATCCATGGAGTGATGAGATTCATGAGTTTCCTGTTGCAGTTCCTAGGATCACTCCCGTTACGTCGtcctag